In Penaeus chinensis breed Huanghai No. 1 chromosome 19, ASM1920278v2, whole genome shotgun sequence, a single genomic region encodes these proteins:
- the LOC125035348 gene encoding GTP-binding protein Rit2-like, giving the protein MAPTAGQNTSASTHQQTRNGTKVFRIVVLGEGGVGKSALTLQFVSHSFLEYHDPTIEDAYQRQAVIDGEPALLDILDTAGQIEFTAMRDQYMRCGEGFLICYSLTDRRSFEEVAGYRKLIAKVRGSSDSIPIVLVGNKVDLDDPVHRKVSTEEGQALAQSMGCPFFETSAALRQYVDDAFHMLVREIRRKQKEAAGGENQGRSRSLSRWRRFKNIFLWIFRRPRYK; this is encoded by the exons ATGGCGCCCACAGCGGGTCAGAACACCTCGGCCTCCACCCACCAGCAGACGAGAAATGGCACGAAAGTGTTTAGGATTGTGGTGTTGGGAGAGGGTGGGGTCGGGAAGTCGG cTCTGACGCTACAGTTCGTGAGTCACAGCTTTCTGGAGTACCATGACCCAACTATCG AGGATGCATATCAGAGACAAGCTGTTATTGATGGAGAGCCAGCCTTGCTCGACATACTGGACACAGCTGGCCAG ATTGAATTCACTGCCATGCGGGATCAGTATATGCGGTGCGGTGAAGGCTTCTTGATCTGTTACTCTCTGACGGACCGTCGAAGTTTTGAAGAGGTGGCAGGATACCGGAAGTTGATTGCAAAAGTGCGCGGCTCTTCAGACTCCATTCCTATTGTCTTAGTGGGCAATAAGGTTGATTTGGATGATCCAGTGCACAGGAAG GTCTCGACTGAAGAAGGCCAAGCCCTTGCGCAGTCCATGGGCTGTCCCTTCTTCGAAACGTCGGCTGCTTTGAGGCAATATGTTGATGATGCATTCCACATGCTTGTGCGGGAGATTCGTCGCAAGCAGAAGGAAGCAGCTGGAGGCGAGAACCAGGGCAGGAGCCGGTCTCTCTCGCGTTGGAGAAGGTTCAAAAACATATTCCTCTGGATTTTCCGGCGGCCTCGGTATAAGTAA
- the LOC125035347 gene encoding lipid droplet-regulating VLDL assembly factor AUP1-like — translation MTIPIEAIYNRNRFPSGPYLLFLLLYTPLGLVIFVLRVFISLQLFVASSILPHNTVIRRVVLRVLYSVLGLVVQEEDVEKKDHSCRIITTNHITPFDHLAVSMVMPCVTPSVYDLPSVLSSLLCYRDLGVTQGREALRANARSYLSESSNPPLLLHPEGATTSGELALMKFGSWAFEFNGSVLVAGIRVWRLPLLPVAPSVLGASWVADLCFMFFSPVTVFTIKYVGNMRRGESESAEEFAARVQVASAASLSVKTTNHTVADKVEFMKRLAREAAAAANPMLSPEVHIMAQQVQEVLPHISLDQIKRDLVRTQNVDQTITNFLEGNVPEPIPEPRPATPSPAASSPTPPPATPTTTHPHTSSPTNSASKSTLEMATSLAGSSETNVSLNTAAKSFGKSATERMTSFQTRKAQLIENARRKYIEKHGLQLPRNDC, via the exons ATGACGATACCAATCGAAGCCATATACAATAGAAACAG gTTTCCAAGTGGACCatatcttctgttcctcctcctgtaCACCCCACTAGGCCTCGTAATCTTCGTGCTGCGAGTGTTTATATCCTTACAGTTGTTTGTAGCGTCATCCATCCTCCCCCACAACACAGTCATAAGAAG GGTTGTGTTGCGGGTGCTCTATTCAGTCCTAGGgttggtggtgcaggaggaggatgtggaaaagAAAGATCATAGTTGCCGCATCATAACAACCAACCACATCACACCCTTCGATCACCTGGCAGTGTCCATGGTTATGCCCTGCGTCACA CCAAGTGTATATGACTTGCCCAGTGTTCTCTCTTCGCTGCTTTGCTACCGCGACCTGGGGGTGACGCAAGGCCGCGAAGCTCTCAGAGCAAATGCTCGCTCCTACCTCAGTGAAAGCAGCAAccctcctctgctcctccacCCTGAGGGAGCCACCACAAGTGGGGAGTTGGCCCTCATGAA GTTTGGATCGTGGGCCTTTGAATTCAACGGATCAGTATTAGTGGCTGGCATCCGGGTGTGGCGTCTCCCCCTCTTGCCCGTGGCACCCTCAGTCCTCGGGGCGTCATGGGTCGCCGACCTTTGCTTCATGTTCTTCTCACCTGTGACTGTGTTCACCAtcaa ATATGTAGGAAacatgagaagaggagaaagtgagtcGGCAGAGGAATTTGCTGCCCGCGTGCAAGTTGCTTCAGCAGCTTCCCTGTCTGTGAAGACAACCAATCATACGGTCGCAGACAAG GTGGAATTTATGAAGAGGCTGGCCAGGGAGGCTGCAGCTGCAGCCAACCCCATGCTCAGTCCTGAGGTGCACATCATGGCCCAGCAGGTGCAGGAGGTGCTGCCCCACATTTCCCTGGATCAGATTAAGCGTGATTTAG TGCGTACGCAGAATGTCGACCAGACAATTACCAACTTCCTTGAGGGTAACGTGCCAGAGCCCATTCCTGAGCCTCGCCCTGCCACCCCCAGCCCTGCAGCCTCCAGCCCTACCCCCCCACCAGCCACACCCACCACCACTCACCCCCATACTTCATCGCCCACAAATAGTGCTTCTAAGTCGACGCTGGAGATGGCCACCTCTCTTGCAGGTTCATCGGAAACTAATGTTTCCCTGAATACAGCAGCAAAATCCTTTGGAAAGTCAGCAACAGAGAGAATGACATCTTTCCAGACGAGAAAAGCACAGCTCATAGAGAATGCGAGGAGAAAGTATATTGAAAAGCATGGCTTACAGTTGCCCAGAAATGATTGCTGA